GAACAGCTTTAACGGCCGCTTCATCGAGAAGGTTCGAAGATGAGCTCTTGACCAGCTCCAAGCCCTCAATGGTCCCGTCCGGCCGAATGACGAACCGCACGGTCACGCGTCCTTCCACGTGCCGACGTCTCGCGGCGTAAGGGTAATTTTTGTAGCGATCGATCCGCTGACGCACCTGACCGAGAAAGAGTTTGACAGGATCTTCGGTCCCAACGGCCTTGGGGACCGATTGTCCCTGAGGCGGACCGACCGCCGCGGTCCTTGACGGCATCTCCGAAGGCGCCGCCTCTTGCACACTCGACGAAGGAGTTTCTTGAGGGACCGAAACCTTCTTTTCTTGTACTGGTTTTGGTTTAGGTTTCTTTACTTTTTCGGGTACTTCCACGGGCTGAAGGGGTTTCGGTTCAGGCACCGGTTCCTGTTTGGTTTCAGGCGGTTTAGGTTTTTCACGAGGCTGCGGCTTAACATCCGGCATG
Above is a genomic segment from Desulfosoma sp. containing:
- a CDS encoding energy transducer TonB; the protein is MLKGPQRFQRREFEAFHGAREKNLASPEPFQARSHRFFGLFLLLSMILHGMLLAGDARWFHKQPLQVIDLDLVSIVEPRKPLEPASSLAMPDVKPQPREKPKPPETKQEPVPEPKPLQPVEVPEKVKKPKPKPVQEKKVSVPQETPSSSVQEAAPSEMPSRTAAVGPPQGQSVPKAVGTEDPVKLFLGQVRQRIDRYKNYPYAARRRHVEGRVTVRFVIRPDGTIEGLELVKSSSSNLLDEAAVKAVRDAAPFPGFPRDVLNRPLAVEIGLVFELT